From a single Loigolactobacillus coryniformis subsp. coryniformis KCTC 3167 = DSM 20001 genomic region:
- a CDS encoding BglG family transcription antiterminator — translation MKLSKRATDVINLLRGTDHYLTSTEIASQLLISTKTIGRLIHKINAGTSSGKLIAGVKGQGYKLNYSNYLSEVIGGQIRISETQISAVERQRNSLEQLLKASPRALKNQDLFGDYYVSESVINQDIKAIRDVLRAYDIKLQNKAHRLNVVGTEHDVRRALQDIFFDRNIIDIDLSLDKHGEINTYSMDLCRTQLQLIERELETNISYPYNINILSHLYILVTRYQSGGTEPRRSVHLGPEALQVIVDNQTLYQVAQDVIVNVEGFLNTAIPESEIYNLLQYLLSSRLSLHDQVSMVVSQDKKVRDVTSFYIQEVGALLDLQTDAGILLGDLAKHIRPMINRLEHHIGIRNVLLEDIQQEYPGILKAVSKVSSRVATEFDLPEISIDENGFISLYFAKYFEQSRQNLQALVVCTTGLATSKLIETKVGMAFPEVVVIGTGASKDVTDKTVESIHANLVISTVLLNKVKTIPVVIVSAMLTRLDKERIRSVISRMRGSEKMLSDITNPQLIQVGLQVTDWRDAVRKSATPFINEGVATSSYVEGMITTAEESGPYIVISKGIALPHARPELGVKKIGVAIATLADPVNFGNKDNDPVRFVFALCAIDNKSHLKALSELVDFVGDQAFLDSLSKAKRPEDVYALIKDYEERIY, via the coding sequence ATGAAACTCAGCAAGCGTGCAACTGATGTTATTAACTTGCTAAGAGGGACGGATCATTATCTGACCAGCACGGAAATTGCCAGTCAACTACTAATATCGACAAAAACGATTGGCCGCTTGATTCATAAAATCAATGCGGGAACGTCCTCGGGAAAGCTTATTGCTGGCGTAAAAGGTCAGGGATATAAGCTAAATTATTCAAATTATTTAAGTGAGGTGATTGGTGGTCAAATCAGAATTTCAGAGACTCAGATTTCGGCAGTTGAACGTCAACGAAACAGCCTCGAGCAATTACTCAAGGCATCACCGAGAGCGTTAAAAAACCAGGACCTATTCGGCGACTATTACGTCAGTGAGTCAGTGATTAATCAAGATATCAAAGCCATTCGTGATGTTCTTCGTGCATATGATATCAAGCTTCAGAATAAGGCACATCGTTTGAATGTTGTTGGGACTGAACATGATGTGAGACGGGCATTACAGGATATATTTTTTGATCGCAACATTATTGATATTGACTTATCCCTTGATAAACATGGCGAAATCAATACTTATAGTATGGACCTTTGCCGAACACAACTCCAATTGATTGAGCGAGAGTTAGAAACAAACATTTCTTATCCATACAACATCAACATCTTATCGCATTTGTATATTCTCGTCACACGATATCAAAGCGGCGGAACAGAACCGCGCCGTAGTGTTCATCTAGGACCTGAAGCACTTCAAGTGATTGTGGATAATCAAACGTTATATCAAGTTGCACAAGATGTGATCGTCAACGTTGAAGGTTTCTTGAATACAGCGATACCCGAAAGTGAAATTTATAATCTTTTACAGTACTTACTTTCATCGCGTTTGTCCCTACATGATCAGGTTTCGATGGTTGTCTCGCAAGATAAAAAAGTCCGTGATGTTACCAGTTTCTATATTCAAGAGGTTGGTGCACTGCTGGACCTTCAAACTGATGCTGGTATTTTACTTGGGGACCTTGCCAAGCATATTCGACCGATGATCAATCGGCTTGAACATCATATTGGCATCCGTAATGTGTTGCTTGAAGATATTCAACAAGAGTATCCCGGGATTTTAAAGGCTGTTAGCAAGGTGTCCTCAAGAGTAGCTACAGAATTTGACTTACCAGAGATTTCGATTGATGAGAATGGGTTTATCTCGTTGTACTTTGCTAAGTACTTTGAGCAAAGCAGGCAGAATCTTCAAGCGCTGGTGGTATGTACGACAGGATTAGCAACATCAAAGTTAATTGAGACAAAAGTTGGGATGGCTTTTCCTGAGGTAGTCGTCATCGGGACGGGTGCTAGTAAGGATGTAACCGATAAAACTGTTGAAAGTATTCATGCTAACTTGGTGATTTCAACGGTGCTTCTAAATAAAGTCAAAACAATACCCGTAGTCATTGTCAGTGCTATGTTGACAAGACTGGATAAGGAACGAATCCGTTCTGTGATTTCCCGGATGAGAGGAAGTGAAAAGATGCTAAGCGATATCACCAATCCCCAGTTGATTCAAGTTGGACTTCAAGTTACAGATTGGCGTGATGCTGTTCGTAAAAGTGCAACGCCGTTTATTAACGAAGGTGTTGCGACATCTAGTTATGTTGAAGGCATGATTACCACTGCCGAAGAATCTGGACCGTATATTGTAATCAGCAAAGGAATTGCGTTGCCTCATGCCCGTCCAGAGTTGGGCGTAAAAAAAATTGGTGTTGCAATTGCCACCTTGGCTGATCCGGTTAATTTTGGTAATAAGGACAATGATCCGGTTCGCTTTGTCTTTGCCTTATGTGCAATCGATAACAAGTCGCATTTAAAGGCACTTTCAGAGCTGGTAGATTTTGTTGGGGATCAGGCATTTCTCGATAGTTTGTCAAAAGCCAAACGGCCTGAAGACGTGTATGCCTTGATTAAGGATTACGAAGAAAGGATCTATTAA
- a CDS encoding transposase, with protein sequence MTKRYPEEFKQNIIELYQAKVKTAPELAQEYGVGRSTILK encoded by the coding sequence ATGACTAAACGTTACCCCGAAGAATTCAAACAAAATATTATTGAACTTTACCAAGCAAAAGTTAAAACTGCCCCAGAGTTGGCGCAAGAGTATGGTGTGGGTCGCTCCACTATTTTAAAATGA
- a CDS encoding DDE-type integrase/transposase/recombinase — translation MNQKWCADITYIETIENGWCYLSTILDMHSKMIIGFSFGKTMDTSLVTRTLAEAVANHQPATGLILHTDQGAQYTSSVFQAQLNKLDISHSYSRKGCPYDNAEIESFHAT, via the coding sequence ATCAATCAAAAGTGGTGTGCCGATATCACCTATATTGAAACTATCGAAAATGGGTGGTGCTATCTATCCACCATTTTAGATATGCATTCAAAAATGATTATTGGCTTCTCCTTTGGCAAAACAATGGATACAAGTTTAGTTACCAGAACCCTAGCCGAAGCCGTCGCAAATCACCAACCAGCAACAGGCCTAATTTTGCATACTGATCAAGGCGCTCAGTACACCAGCAGTGTTTTTCAGGCCCAGCTAAACAAATTAGACATCAGCCATTCGTACAGCCGAAAAGGCTGTCCTTACGACAACGCAGAAATTGAATCTTTTCACGCCACATAA
- a CDS encoding IS3 family transposase encodes MKKELVYQCPVYQTFKRAKHSLFDYVFRFYNRQRIHSSINYLTPFEMESQAL; translated from the coding sequence ATAAAAAAAGAATTAGTTTATCAATGTCCGGTCTATCAAACTTTTAAACGCGCAAAGCATAGTTTATTTGATTATGTTTTTAGGTTTTATAATCGCCAAAGGATCCATTCATCAATAAATTACCTCACGCCATTTGAAATGGAGAGTCAAGCTTTATAG
- a CDS encoding IS110 family transposase: MESTGQYWRPIWQILEPYGFKMVLCNPRIIKNIPGKKTDQKDSEWLSELARYGLVSASYVPPRKIQELRESTRLRKRINQQMTRLKNQVHNILQRSNIKLTTYVSDIFSGSGWTEVNK; encoded by the coding sequence ATGGAAAGTACCGGTCAATATTGGCGACCAATCTGGCAAATCCTCGAACCTTACGGATTTAAGATGGTGCTGTGTAATCCCAGAATTATCAAGAATATACCCGGAAAGAAAACCGATCAGAAAGACTCGGAGTGGTTATCAGAACTCGCACGGTATGGTCTCGTTAGTGCCAGCTATGTACCACCACGTAAGATTCAGGAATTACGTGAATCTACTCGCCTTCGTAAGCGCATTAATCAGCAGATGACGCGACTAAAGAATCAGGTTCACAACATTCTTCAGCGTTCCAATATAAAGCTGACCACTTACGTCTCCGATATCTTCTCCGGCTCTGGTTGGACCGAAGTCAATAAGTGA
- a CDS encoding glutathione peroxidase, translating into MTSIYDFSLTSMEGENFTLDRYRGKVLLIVNTASKCGLAPQLKGLEELHKKYQDKGLVVIGLPSNQFRQELASDEEASEYCQVHYGVTFLMTKRVAVNGDATEPLFSYLKEESGHGRIKWNYTKFLVGRDGQLIHRYAPTTTPESFEDAVVKALDTQAVPEA; encoded by the coding sequence TTGACGTCAATTTATGATTTTTCACTTACAAGCATGGAAGGCGAAAACTTTACGCTTGATCGTTATCGTGGTAAAGTGCTTTTGATCGTGAACACCGCTAGTAAATGTGGCTTGGCACCACAATTAAAAGGCTTGGAAGAATTACACAAAAAGTATCAGGATAAGGGCTTAGTTGTGATTGGCCTACCGTCAAATCAATTTCGTCAAGAATTGGCCTCCGACGAAGAAGCCAGTGAATATTGTCAGGTCCACTACGGGGTCACCTTTTTGATGACAAAGCGTGTGGCCGTCAATGGTGACGCTACTGAACCGCTATTTAGTTATCTTAAAGAAGAATCTGGTCATGGCCGGATCAAGTGGAACTATACTAAGTTTTTAGTTGGTCGTGATGGTCAATTGATCCATCGTTATGCACCAACCACGACACCGGAATCTTTCGAGGACGCAGTTGTAAAAGCATTAGACACTCAAGCCGTTCCCGAAGCATAA
- a CDS encoding thioredoxin family protein: protein MERLPKMTLNELQNKIQSGRFILYFGADWCPECQAIKPHMPAIEKNFDDYQFLKIDRDENTDLCIVLNVRGLPSFLGYHDGQEVGRFVNGDLKTQTEVETWIHGLA, encoded by the coding sequence TTGGAAAGATTACCTAAAATGACCTTAAACGAGTTGCAAAACAAAATTCAATCAGGCCGATTCATACTTTATTTTGGCGCTGACTGGTGCCCTGAATGCCAAGCAATTAAGCCGCATATGCCAGCTATCGAAAAGAACTTTGATGATTATCAATTTCTAAAAATCGATCGTGATGAGAATACCGATTTATGTATAGTCTTGAACGTTCGCGGTTTACCTAGTTTTCTCGGCTACCACGATGGCCAAGAAGTCGGTCGCTTCGTTAATGGCGATCTCAAAACGCAAACCGAAGTCGAGACGTGGATCCACGGATTAGCGTAA
- a CDS encoding peptide ABC transporter substrate-binding protein — translation MKRSIIILSGLTILLGGLLAGCGQQKQTAQKQKITLMQTTELTSLDSTNQATLPEFNTLTNTTEGLYRLNKNDQPIPAMATKIVKPTANGTQYLFKIRRNAKWSNGDPVTASDFEYAWKRAMNPANNPVYTYIFSGIKNADAINAGKKSYQTLGIKALNKRTLQITLDHPMPYFNKLVTVPVFLPQNESFVKQVGVKKYGSSAKTTVSNGAFKVSHWNGTNDSYRLVRNNYYWDKKTIHLKQINYLTVKDSNTAHNLFASNKLDDATITGVTAKELQNNADLKHVAKAWTYYLQVNQKNGAPLANQKLRQAISLVIDRKTLTKNVLADGSQPATSFVSPGTATDPTTGKDFSRETSTTLGTNTKKAKQLWQAGLAESNQSNQTVQLSIIGDDQDVTKNVSQYLQQQIEQKLPNVKVSIKNVPDEALHSLKADNKFALSQWYWLADFSDPINYLGVLATNNSLNSGHYSDTQFDQLMDKANSAAANNQQVYWQTLRQAEARIQQTSAIIPLYYVRESHLVNPKLHGVLYHQAGEHDYTRAYLK, via the coding sequence ATGAAACGTTCGATTATTATTTTAAGTGGCTTGACCATTTTATTAGGCGGTTTATTGGCCGGTTGTGGTCAGCAAAAACAAACTGCACAAAAGCAAAAAATCACATTGATGCAGACCACCGAATTGACTTCGTTGGATAGTACTAATCAGGCAACCTTGCCGGAATTTAATACCTTAACCAATACCACCGAAGGCCTTTATCGTTTAAACAAAAATGATCAACCCATTCCAGCCATGGCGACCAAAATAGTTAAGCCAACTGCCAATGGGACACAATATCTATTTAAAATCCGGCGCAATGCTAAATGGAGTAATGGAGATCCAGTAACTGCCAGTGACTTTGAGTACGCGTGGAAACGGGCCATGAATCCAGCTAATAACCCAGTTTATACGTATATTTTCAGCGGTATAAAGAACGCCGATGCCATTAATGCTGGCAAAAAATCATATCAAACCCTAGGAATCAAAGCCTTGAACAAACGAACGTTGCAAATTACTTTGGATCATCCAATGCCATATTTTAATAAATTGGTGACTGTACCGGTATTTTTACCGCAAAATGAAAGTTTTGTTAAACAAGTCGGCGTTAAAAAATATGGTAGTAGTGCCAAGACAACTGTTTCTAATGGTGCCTTTAAGGTCAGTCATTGGAACGGGACTAATGATTCTTATCGTCTAGTGCGCAACAACTATTATTGGGATAAAAAAACAATTCACTTAAAGCAGATCAACTATCTGACCGTTAAGGATTCTAATACTGCGCATAACTTGTTTGCTTCCAATAAACTGGACGATGCCACGATTACTGGTGTCACTGCTAAGGAATTACAAAATAATGCAGATCTTAAACACGTTGCTAAAGCGTGGACCTATTATTTACAAGTTAATCAGAAAAATGGCGCACCGTTAGCTAATCAAAAATTACGCCAAGCCATTTCACTAGTGATCGATCGTAAAACTTTGACTAAAAATGTGCTAGCAGACGGTTCGCAACCAGCTACTAGCTTTGTTAGTCCAGGGACAGCAACTGATCCAACTACCGGTAAGGATTTTAGTCGGGAAACCAGCACAACGCTAGGCACAAATACAAAAAAGGCCAAGCAACTTTGGCAAGCTGGCTTAGCCGAATCAAATCAAAGTAATCAAACCGTGCAATTAAGTATTATTGGTGACGATCAAGATGTGACCAAAAATGTTAGTCAATATCTGCAGCAACAAATCGAACAAAAGCTGCCAAACGTTAAGGTATCAATTAAGAATGTTCCTGACGAAGCGTTGCATTCTTTAAAAGCGGATAACAAATTTGCTTTAAGTCAATGGTATTGGTTAGCCGATTTTTCTGACCCAATCAATTATTTAGGGGTGTTGGCGACCAATAATTCATTAAATAGCGGTCATTATTCAGATACCCAATTTGACCAATTAATGGATAAAGCCAATAGTGCCGCTGCTAATAATCAGCAAGTTTATTGGCAGACTTTACGTCAAGCAGAAGCAAGAATTCAACAGACTAGCGCAATTATTCCGCTTTATTATGTTCGTGAAAGTCACTTGGTCAACCCTAAATTACATGGTGTATTATATCATCAGGCCGGTGAACACGATTATACCCGTGCATATTTGAAGTGA
- a CDS encoding gamma-glutamyl-gamma-aminobutyrate hydrolase family protein, with the protein MKPLIAIVANQYEYAEEVFHHHPASYVPQFFLTAINAAGGVPVILPLVDRSAISRYVSLYDGFLLTGGQGVSSFLYGEEPLPKLGTTFLQRDLFEIALVKAVAQTHKPLLGVCRGLQVLNVALGGTLYQDLAYREKPSLKHMQIPTADTQPTHHIALTPDTVLAQTFGDSALVNSLHKQAIKQVAPELEVIARSSDQVIEAVQSSAANHQFTGVQWHPEMLLEYDARQLIVFQDLVKKAERV; encoded by the coding sequence TTGAAACCATTAATTGCAATTGTAGCTAATCAATATGAATATGCCGAAGAAGTATTTCATCACCATCCGGCGAGCTATGTTCCACAATTTTTCTTGACAGCGATCAATGCAGCTGGAGGTGTACCAGTGATTTTACCGCTGGTCGATCGTAGTGCTATTTCACGTTATGTTTCCTTATATGACGGTTTTTTACTGACTGGTGGTCAAGGCGTTTCATCGTTTTTATATGGTGAGGAACCATTACCTAAGTTAGGCACTACCTTTTTACAACGTGATCTGTTTGAAATTGCGTTGGTCAAGGCAGTTGCACAGACACATAAGCCATTACTAGGCGTGTGTCGTGGCCTACAAGTGCTTAATGTTGCCTTAGGTGGAACATTATATCAGGATTTAGCTTATCGAGAAAAGCCGAGTTTAAAACATATGCAAATACCAACAGCAGATACGCAGCCGACGCACCATATTGCTTTAACGCCGGACACGGTTCTGGCGCAAACTTTTGGCGACTCAGCCTTAGTCAATTCTTTGCATAAACAAGCAATCAAGCAGGTGGCACCAGAATTGGAAGTGATCGCGCGTAGCTCTGATCAGGTGATTGAAGCAGTACAAAGTTCGGCCGCCAATCATCAGTTTACCGGCGTACAATGGCACCCAGAAATGTTGCTAGAATACGATGCACGGCAGTTGATCGTCTTTCAAGATTTGGTGAAGAAGGCGGAACGAGTTTAA
- a CDS encoding peptide ABC transporter substrate-binding protein, translated as MHYRRGFIIGALTILLTAAAPISSVSAKSQVFHSTSNATIESLDSTKYSLAVSTEAIKAYAEGLYTYDQNNKVTAGIAEGAPTVDKTKTVYTFTLRDAKWSNGTAVTADDFVYAWQRLADPKTASSNAYQIDIIKNGAEVRSGKKPISDLGVKALSSHKLQVTLTQPIPFLKQYLTGASFVPINRKYAEAQGSKYGTSAKHVLANGPFIVKGWTGTNDKWKYVRNPQYWDAKDVKLDKATVQVVKESATAANLFDSKQIDYAVLGDNNLQRYTGKKVLHQETTPTISYVSINNKRTLTKNRHLRLALAQAFNKKSLTKNVLKDGSVPLNGLIPTNFADSPTGKDYRQSTGQLLAYSPKKAQVNWKLAQKELNKKKVTLELLVADTPQAKNVGEFLQGQVEKNLPGVTITIKSIPVAQRIQAEKDGKYDLAFGTWAPDYADPIDFLALYQSNSDLNFSKYTSTSYDQKLTAITDDLATKPTARWQKMQAAETQLIKQDAALAPVYQAGVSYLQRSDVKGLQLSPFGSIVNYKYVTVK; from the coding sequence ATGCATTATCGGCGGGGATTCATTATTGGCGCATTGACTATTTTGTTGACTGCTGCCGCACCAATTAGTTCAGTATCGGCAAAAAGTCAGGTGTTCCATAGTACAAGCAACGCAACGATTGAAAGTTTGGATAGTACCAAATATTCATTAGCGGTTAGTACCGAGGCAATAAAAGCCTATGCAGAAGGGCTTTATACTTATGATCAAAACAACAAAGTTACTGCAGGGATAGCAGAAGGAGCACCTACCGTTGATAAAACTAAAACGGTTTACACATTCACATTACGTGATGCGAAATGGTCTAACGGTACGGCCGTGACTGCTGATGATTTTGTTTATGCTTGGCAGCGTCTGGCTGATCCGAAAACAGCTTCTAGTAACGCTTATCAAATTGATATTATTAAAAATGGCGCCGAGGTGCGTTCAGGGAAGAAGCCAATTAGTGATTTAGGTGTTAAAGCCTTGAGTTCACATAAATTACAAGTGACATTGACACAACCAATTCCGTTTTTGAAACAGTATTTGACGGGAGCTTCCTTTGTACCAATCAATCGGAAATATGCTGAAGCGCAGGGAAGTAAGTATGGTACTTCTGCCAAACACGTTTTGGCTAATGGTCCATTTATCGTCAAGGGTTGGACGGGCACTAATGATAAATGGAAATATGTTCGTAATCCACAATACTGGGATGCCAAAGACGTGAAATTGGATAAAGCCACGGTACAAGTGGTTAAAGAATCAGCTACTGCGGCTAATTTATTTGATAGCAAGCAGATCGATTATGCCGTATTAGGTGATAATAATTTACAACGTTATACCGGTAAAAAAGTGTTGCACCAAGAAACCACGCCAACGATTAGTTATGTCAGTATCAATAATAAACGTACACTGACTAAAAATCGGCATTTACGTTTAGCTTTAGCACAGGCCTTTAATAAAAAATCATTGACTAAAAACGTTTTAAAAGACGGCTCGGTGCCATTAAATGGTCTGATCCCAACTAATTTTGCAGACTCACCGACTGGCAAAGATTACCGGCAATCCACGGGACAATTATTAGCGTATTCACCTAAAAAAGCTCAGGTTAACTGGAAATTAGCTCAAAAAGAATTAAATAAAAAGAAAGTCACACTAGAATTATTAGTTGCCGATACACCACAGGCCAAAAATGTTGGTGAATTTTTGCAGGGCCAAGTGGAAAAGAATTTACCTGGTGTGACGATCACAATCAAATCAATTCCAGTAGCACAACGAATTCAAGCGGAAAAAGATGGCAAATATGATCTAGCCTTTGGTACTTGGGCACCAGATTATGCAGATCCGATTGATTTCTTAGCCCTATATCAATCAAATAGTGATTTGAACTTTTCAAAATATACGAGTACCAGCTATGATCAAAAATTAACTGCGATCACAGATGACTTAGCGACTAAACCAACTGCTCGGTGGCAGAAAATGCAAGCTGCTGAAACGCAATTGATCAAGCAAGATGCTGCCTTGGCGCCAGTTTATCAAGCTGGTGTTAGTTATTTACAACGCTCAGATGTCAAAGGCTTGCAGCTATCACCATTCGGTTCGATCGTTAACTATAAATACGTGACTGTCAAGTAG
- a CDS encoding C69 family dipeptidase — MTDRIELSACTSILVGKKASLDGATYISRNEDRLVAIHPKRFLVQPAVTGRKEVYTSPYNGLTVPLPEKGYRYTSTPNGDESDGPNEEDGFNEKNVGESATESVYANERVLAYDPFIKSGLAEDSMTTLVLPFIDSARDGVRYLGELVKKYGSAEGNGVQFNDADEVWYMEIVTGHQWVAVRIPDDCYAVAANQIAIEEIDFNDPDNYMWADGIQEFVANNQLNPDADRWNFRHIFGTDTEKDHHYNTPRVWFAQRYLNPEIEQDPESPELPFIRKASRKISVEDIQYILKSHYNETKYDPLGHGSEHDKKTYRAISLSRTANSHILQMRNSRANGAAGVQWIGFGVPSFCPHVPFFTNATDTDASYRELPATMSLDSAYWLYEALAMVVEAHYAEFIQADLDYQKELSQWARTKIREVDQQAQNLAGADLTNYLTKQNHEIATHYNQATKKLLAELTIQGAELSKLTFKMDPNL, encoded by the coding sequence ATGACAGATCGAATTGAATTATCAGCCTGTACCTCGATCTTGGTTGGTAAAAAAGCTTCATTGGATGGTGCAACTTATATTTCCCGTAACGAAGATCGCTTGGTGGCAATCCATCCGAAACGTTTCCTCGTGCAACCAGCCGTAACTGGGCGCAAAGAAGTCTACACGTCACCGTATAACGGCTTAACCGTACCATTACCCGAAAAAGGATATCGCTACACCTCAACGCCAAATGGGGATGAAAGTGATGGTCCAAACGAAGAGGATGGCTTCAATGAAAAGAATGTAGGCGAAAGTGCGACTGAAAGTGTCTACGCCAATGAACGTGTACTGGCTTACGATCCTTTTATCAAAAGTGGCTTAGCCGAAGATTCAATGACGACTCTAGTTTTACCATTTATCGATTCGGCTCGCGACGGGGTGCGCTATCTGGGTGAACTAGTTAAAAAGTACGGTTCCGCTGAAGGCAACGGCGTCCAGTTTAACGATGCCGATGAAGTTTGGTATATGGAGATCGTTACCGGACATCAATGGGTCGCAGTACGGATACCAGATGATTGCTACGCCGTAGCGGCCAACCAAATTGCGATCGAAGAGATTGATTTTAATGACCCGGATAATTATATGTGGGCTGATGGCATTCAAGAGTTTGTCGCTAACAATCAATTAAATCCAGATGCTGACCGGTGGAATTTTCGTCATATTTTCGGTACTGATACGGAAAAGGATCATCACTACAACACACCGCGGGTTTGGTTTGCGCAGCGTTATCTGAATCCAGAAATTGAACAAGATCCTGAATCACCAGAGTTACCGTTTATCCGCAAAGCTAGTCGTAAAATTTCAGTGGAAGATATTCAGTATATTTTGAAGTCACACTACAACGAGACCAAGTATGATCCTTTAGGCCATGGTAGTGAACACGACAAAAAAACTTATCGCGCAATCTCACTTTCACGAACTGCTAATTCGCACATTCTCCAAATGCGGAACAGCCGGGCTAATGGTGCCGCTGGCGTGCAGTGGATCGGCTTTGGTGTACCTAGCTTTTGCCCGCACGTCCCATTCTTTACCAACGCAACTGATACTGATGCTTCTTATCGGGAATTACCAGCGACGATGTCATTAGATAGTGCTTACTGGCTATATGAAGCCTTGGCAATGGTAGTTGAAGCACATTATGCTGAATTCATCCAAGCTGATTTGGATTATCAAAAAGAGTTATCACAATGGGCGCGAACCAAAATTCGTGAAGTCGATCAACAAGCTCAAAATCTAGCTGGCGCTGACTTAACAAACTACTTGACCAAGCAGAACCATGAGATCGCAACCCATTATAATCAAGCGACGAAGAAGTTATTGGCCGAGTTAACGATACAAGGGGCGGAGTTGTCGAAGCTGACATTTAAGATGGATCCTAATTTGTGA
- a CDS encoding Hsp20/alpha crystallin family protein, which translates to MANEITNETNDRRLDPFDRLARQVFGNYPSTFSDKVLRTDIKEREHDYVVAIDVPGIEKKDIHLNYDNDTLSISVRKDSFGDHEDKDGNLLMSERHYGRMNRSYRLPNVDSSGITAKNDNGILTITLPKRADSAASHIEIE; encoded by the coding sequence ATGGCTAATGAAATCACGAATGAAACAAATGACCGTCGTTTGGATCCATTTGATCGTTTGGCACGGCAAGTTTTTGGCAATTACCCATCAACTTTTAGTGACAAAGTCTTACGGACTGATATCAAAGAGCGTGAGCATGATTATGTGGTTGCCATTGATGTTCCCGGTATTGAAAAAAAAGACATCCATTTGAATTATGACAATGATACTTTGAGTATTAGCGTTCGTAAAGATAGTTTTGGCGATCACGAAGACAAAGATGGTAACCTACTGATGTCAGAGCGCCACTATGGCCGCATGAACAGAAGTTATCGGCTACCAAACGTTGATTCCAGCGGTATCACTGCTAAAAACGATAACGGGATTTTAACTATTACCTTACCAAAACGGGCAGACAGTGCAGCTAGCCATATTGAAATTGAATAG
- the spx gene encoding transcriptional regulator Spx, with product MTVQLYTSSSNASSRKARAWFRDHEIPFMERNIMAQPLSQDEVKRLLRLTENGTEDIVSTRAKIFGKLHINLDTISTSELIKLIAQHPDLLKRPIMFDDKRLQIGYNEEEIRRFLPRKTRQLEMEKVRARLAI from the coding sequence ATGACCGTACAACTTTATACGTCATCAAGTAATGCATCCAGCCGTAAGGCCCGCGCTTGGTTCCGTGACCATGAGATTCCATTTATGGAACGTAACATCATGGCACAACCACTAAGTCAGGATGAAGTTAAACGCCTGTTGCGTCTGACTGAGAATGGTACCGAGGATATTGTTTCTACACGGGCAAAGATTTTCGGCAAATTGCATATCAATTTGGACACCATCTCAACTAGTGAATTAATCAAATTAATTGCGCAACACCCAGACTTACTCAAGCGGCCGATCATGTTTGATGATAAACGACTACAGATTGGTTACAATGAAGAAGAAATTCGGCGTTTCTTACCACGCAAGACACGTCAATTAGAAATGGAAAAAGTTCGTGCACGTTTAGCTATCTAA